In a single window of the Pseudogemmatithrix spongiicola genome:
- a CDS encoding BadF/BadG/BcrA/BcrD ATPase family protein — protein sequence MAQQIVVGVDGGGSKTHVIVATPRGKVLAEVTGDSSAVAPGEALSSAEVIGALVRDALAQAEITERPAAVVAGVAGTGREKEQKALLRALRNESLAEDVKVVPDAEIALTDAFGREGAGILLIAGTGSVAFGRGPAGAFRRCGGWGPVAGDEGSGAWIGRRALSVVTSSADEREPESRLTGALMTALELETIDDIIPWAAKATPKDLAALAVHVTTLAADRDLRANSICTLAAEELVLHVRTLARQLFVDERAAVPVALAGGMLQRGSFLRRLVEHRLKTAVPGCVLHAEEVVPARGAVKMAAALLKVSATA from the coding sequence ATGGCTCAGCAGATCGTCGTCGGCGTCGATGGTGGCGGCAGCAAGACTCATGTGATCGTCGCGACTCCGCGCGGCAAGGTCCTCGCCGAAGTCACCGGCGACTCCTCGGCGGTGGCGCCAGGCGAGGCGTTGTCGTCGGCCGAGGTGATCGGCGCGCTGGTGCGCGACGCGCTGGCGCAGGCCGAGATCACGGAGCGCCCGGCGGCCGTGGTCGCAGGCGTGGCGGGCACGGGCCGCGAGAAGGAGCAGAAGGCGCTGCTGCGCGCCCTCCGCAACGAGTCGCTGGCCGAGGACGTGAAGGTCGTCCCTGATGCGGAGATCGCGCTCACCGATGCCTTCGGCCGCGAAGGCGCGGGCATCCTGCTGATCGCCGGCACGGGTTCGGTGGCCTTCGGCCGCGGCCCGGCCGGCGCGTTTCGCCGTTGCGGCGGCTGGGGCCCGGTGGCGGGCGACGAAGGCAGCGGCGCGTGGATCGGCCGTCGCGCGTTGAGCGTGGTGACGTCGAGCGCCGACGAGCGCGAGCCGGAGTCGCGGCTCACGGGCGCGCTGATGACCGCGCTCGAACTCGAGACGATCGACGACATCATCCCCTGGGCGGCCAAGGCCACGCCGAAGGATCTCGCGGCGCTTGCCGTGCACGTGACGACCCTCGCGGCGGACCGCGACCTGCGCGCCAACTCGATCTGCACGCTGGCGGCCGAAGAACTCGTGCTCCACGTGCGGACGCTGGCGCGTCAGCTCTTTGTCGATGAGCGTGCGGCCGTGCCGGTGGCGCTGGCCGGCGGCATGCTGCAGCGCGGAAGCTTCCTGCGCCGGCTGGTGGAGCACCGGCTCAAGACCGCGGTGCCGGGCTGCGTGCTGCACGCGGAAGAAGTCGTGCCGGCGCGCGGCGCGGTGAAGATGGCGGCGGCGCTGCTCAAGGTGTCGGCGACAGCCTAG